In Zingiber officinale cultivar Zhangliang chromosome 3B, Zo_v1.1, whole genome shotgun sequence, a single window of DNA contains:
- the LOC122055921 gene encoding WUSCHEL-related homeobox 8-like, whose product MASYSSGGGERDDDAREGRGGEEMGDGVLFVKVMTDEQMEILRRQIAAYATICEQLVEMHKAITAHRDSLAGMHLGGLYGDPLMASSAQRIAARQRWTPTTMQLQILEAMFNEGNGTPTKQKIKQITSELSQHGQISESNVYNWFQNRRARSKKKQTVSLTCNTESEVEADEDSPDEKKPRHSYHHESMPLSIDNSRYVRQLDDEVHSLAPQPNQTLGAYGSNDGLKSSGTLEHLTYENILSMPRLEQLMDKFDSPTRFSPYNSGENYDILD is encoded by the exons ATGGCTTCTTACTCTTCTGGTGGCGGTGAGAGGGATGACGACGCACGGGAGGGGAGAGGAGGGGAAGAGATGGGGGATGGTGTTCTCTTCGTTAAGGTAATGACGGACGAGCAGATGGAGATCCTCCGCCGGCAGATCGCCGCCTACGCTACCATTTGCGAGCAGCTCGTCGAGATGCACAAGGCCATCACCGCCCATCGCGATTCACTTGCCG GAATGCATCTAGGAGGCCTCTATGGCGATCCCCTGATGGCGTCCAGCGCCCAGAGAATTGCTGCTAGGCAGCGTTGGACTCCGACGACTATGCAGCTACAAATTCTTGAGGCAATGTTTAACGAAGGCAATGGGACTCCAACCAAACAGaagataaaacaaataacgagCGAACTATCTCAACATGGTCAGATCTCCGAATCCAATGTATACAATTGGTTCCAGAATAGAAGGGCGCGATCGAAGAAGAAGCAGACGGTTTCTTTAACATGTAACACTGAATCTGAAGTTGAGGCAGATGAAGATTCTCCAGATGAAAAGAAGCCTAGGCACAGCTACCACCATGAAAGCATGCCTCTCAGTATCGATAATTCTCGTTATGTTAGGCAACTAGATGATGAAGTCCATTCACTGGCACCTCAGCCAAATCAAACACTAGGCGCATACGGTTCAAATGACGGTTTGAAGTCTTCGGGAACTTTGGAACACTTGACCTATGAAAATATCCtatcaatgccta GATTAGAACAGTTGATGGATAAGTTCGACTCACCGACAAGGTTTAGTCCTTACAACTCTGGAGAAAACTACGATATCCTGGATTGA
- the LOC122054687 gene encoding auxin-responsive protein SAUR66-like: MSYISRRQFNGSTHRIFLAMLSARRLLALARKWRKMAASGRQRIHWMNREAYPDQYGGDDVATNKTIAAKGHFMVCSCEGQRFMVPLEFLDCWVFRELLTLSEEEFGFSGDGPLCLPCDAVFLRHVLLLLRGRRGSRDAEREMVMSGFRRHCSISDPRSADSVRQLAAY, translated from the coding sequence ATGAGCTATATAAGTAGAAGGCAATTCAATGGCTCTACGCATCGTATTTTCTTAGCCATGCTTAGTGCAAGGAGACTTCTTGCTCTTGCAAGGAAGTGGCGGAAGATGGCTGCCTCAGGAAGGCAGAGGATCCACTGGATGAACAGAGAAGCTTATCCAGATCAGTACGGTGGTGACGACGTTGCGACAAACAAGACGATTGCAGCTAAAGGCCACTTCATGGTGTGCTCGTGCGAAGGGCAGAGGTTCATGGTTCCCTTGGAGTTTCTCGACTGCTGGGTCTTCCGAGAGCTGTTGACGCTGTCAGAGGAAGAGTTTGGGTTCTCAGGTGATGGGCCACTCTGTTTGCCTTGTGACGCTGTGTTCCTGCGCCATGTTTTGCTTCTGCTTAGGGGAAGGAGAGGCTCCAGAGATGCAGAGAGGGAGATGGTGATGTCTGGTTTCAGGCGACATTGCTCCATCTCTGATCCGCGTAGTGCCGATAGCGTTCGACAGTTAGCTGCGTACTGA
- the LOC122055920 gene encoding zinc finger CCCH domain-containing protein 32-like produces MEGDGGHEAIQLKMAEEEALKRNTDCIYFLASPFTCKKGSECDYRHSEGARFNCRDCWYWLNGNCLNPKCSFRHPPLGSLFATEMPSPLPSQTSAPTFTPAARPPNNGYNKCVPCYYFQRGQCLKGKSCPFMHGLPASVNSLPQQVTTVSMPSAALLQSNDQNAQKKISVQQDMQEFRHDSPKTPVNMHFELVSSETVQLVTKAGNAPKHEPSEIKILPPHSLDEEPPALSQNGVSVNNGYFQSQQWNNQVQPTEEEPDNGRDADEFLGEHSPGFDVLVEDDIEDPDYYHNEDNFRRMSAHGGRNMETVDECDYQHNDYEPITKVDQDQYNGMVRYGNYELPHDRHGLESKTALRILERASSVERRVTDRETKIDAVCITGSDLRYQLNKRRRFNGTQSTSNHGCHNELCRRDEQYVEERHYCYHSHDDMKFPPEQFISCRLQGRIAFPIKSVADATNNMFSEKERGRGRGSICSPTRRTIYKTRYSERTRRQPSEIFTKDERIHREKTTLKDGTVSLDFASPKSLAELRSATNNENIQEIKVSGSNNLEGFYEPENPLYFEGPLPLTAILKRKRELTYVENEVSTAQHENNQSGYSSIHELVPQLEANTEGNTIVNHDKGMIHTENGLAYHSHSPSKANALETEDDTGLENAEEEEMETSDKQDGDFYYESGKDKEIDHKNTPHPSEEDDLDEDDDFATKVSEMLS; encoded by the exons ATGGAAGGTGATGGTGGGCACGAAGCGATCCAGCTTAAGATGGCGGAGGAAGAGGCATTGAAGAGAAACACCGACTGCATTTACTTTCTGGCTTCGCCATTCACCTGCAAGAAG GGGAGTGAATGTGATTATCGCCACAGTGAGGGTGCCAGATTTAACTGTAGGGACTGTTGGTATTGGCTAAATGGGAACTGCCTCAATCCAAAATGTTCATTCCGCCATCCA CCTCTAGGTTCTCTGTTTGCAACAGAAATGCCCAGCCCTCTGCCAAGTCAGACTTCTGCGCCAACATTTACACCAGCTGCCCGACCTCCTAATAACGGATATAACAAGTGTGTTCCTTGCTACTATTTCCAGCGGGGCCAGTGTTTGAAAGGCAAAAGTTGTCCATTCATGCATGGACTGCCGGCATCTGTCAACTCGCTTCCCCAGCAGGTGACAACGGTATCTATGCCTTCTGCTGCACTGCTACAATCAAATGACCAAAATGCGCAGAAGAAAATTAGTGTGCAACAAGATATGCAAGAATTCCGACATGACAGTCCTAAGACACCTGTCAACATGCATTTTGAATTAGTATCATCTGAAACAGTACAACTTGTTACAAAAGCTGGCAATGCTCCCAAACATGAACCATCCGAAATTAAAATATTGCCCCCTCATTCATTGGATGAGGAGCCTCCTGCACTGTCACAGAATGGTGTATCTGTGAACAATGGTTATTTTCAAAGCCAACAATGGAATAATCAAGTGCAACCTACTGAAGAGGAACCGGACAATGGTAGGGATGCTGATGAGTTCTTGGGGGAACATTCCCCTGGTTTTGATGTACTTGTAGAAGATGACATAGAAGATCCTGATTATTACCACAATGAAGATAATTTCAGAAGAATGTCTGCTCATGGTGGACGAAATATGGAAACTGTAGATGAATGTGACTATCAGCACAACGATTATGAACCTATTACGAAGGTTGACCAGGATCAATACAATGGAATGGTCAGATATGGCAACTATGAACTACCACATGACAGACATGGGCTGGAATCAAAGACTGCTCTTAGAATTTTGGAGAGAGCATCATCAGTTGAAAGAAGAGTAACTGATAGAGAGACAAAAATTGATGCAGTTTGCATCACTGGGTCAGATTTGCGCTACCAACTAAATAAACGAAGAAGGTTCAATGGTACACAATCTACCAGTAATCATGGCTGTCATAATGAGCTCTGCCGAAGAGATGAACAATATGTTGAGGAGAGACATTATTGCTATCATTCACATGATGATATGAAATTTCCTCCTGAACAGTTCATCAGCTGTCGTTTGCAAGGCAGGATTGCATTTCCTATTAAATCTGTTGCTGATGCAACCAACAATATGTTCTCagagaaagagagaggaagaggacgTGGAAGCATATGCTCACCAACTAGGCGAACAATCTACAAAACAAGGTATTCAGAAAGAACAAGACGTCAACCAAGTGAGATATTCACCAAGGATGAGAGGATTCATAGGGAAAAAACAACCTTAAAAGATGGCACAGTCTCTCTAGATTTTGCCAGCCCAAAGTCTCTTGCAGAGCTAAGAAGTGCCACGAATAATGAGAATATCCAGGAAATCAAAGTTTCTGGTTCTAATAACTTGGAAGGGTTTTATGAACCAGAAAATCCTCTATATTTTGAGGGTCCATTGCCACTGACTGCTATCTTGAAGCGGAAAAGAGAGCTGACATATGTGGAGAATGAAGTTTCTACTGCTCAACATGAAAACAATCAAAGTGGATACTCTTCTATACATGAATTGGTTCCTCAATTAGAAGCCAACACAGAAGGCAACACCATTGTTAACCATGACAAGGGAATGATCCATACTGAAAATGGGCTAGCCTACCACAGCCATTCTCCAAGTAAAGCTAATGCCTTGGAAACTGAGGATGATACGGGTTTGGAGAATgcagaagaggaagagatggaaacTTCTGACAAGCAAGATGGGGATTTCTATTATGAATCAGGAAAGGACAAAGAAATTGACCACAAAAACACACCCCACCCAAGCGAAGAAGATGATCTAGATGAGGATGACGATTTTGCTACAAAGGTCAGTGAGATGCTATCTTGA